One segment of Radiobacillus kanasensis DNA contains the following:
- the icd gene encoding NADP-dependent isocitrate dehydrogenase: protein MTQGEKITVNSGVLNVPNKPVIPFIEGDGTGPDIWAAASRVLEAAVNKAYNGEKSIEWKEVLAGQKAFDQTGEWLPSETLDVIRDYKIAIKGPLTTPIGGGIRSLNVALRQELDLFTCLRPVRYFNGVPSPVKRPEDTDMVIFRENTEDIYAGIEWQKGSDEVKKVIEFLKNEMGVHKIRFPETSGIGIKPVSEEGTKRLVRAAIDYAINEGRKSVTLVHKGNIMKFTEGAFKNWGYELAEQEYGDKVFTWAEYDKIVEKDGRAAADKAQEEAEKAGKIIVKDAIADIFLQQILTRPKEFDVVATMNLNGDYISDALAAQVGGIGIAPGANINYETGHAIFEATHGTAPKYAGLDKVNPSSVILSGVLMLEHLEWREAADLIVKAMDKTIESKVVTYDFARMMDGATEVKTSEFADALISNMD, encoded by the coding sequence ATGACACAAGGTGAAAAAATTACAGTAAATAGTGGGGTATTAAATGTTCCAAACAAACCTGTTATTCCGTTTATTGAAGGAGACGGTACAGGTCCAGATATTTGGGCAGCAGCAAGTCGCGTATTGGAAGCGGCAGTTAATAAGGCATACAATGGCGAGAAATCCATTGAATGGAAAGAAGTGCTTGCAGGACAAAAAGCATTCGATCAAACGGGGGAATGGCTACCTTCAGAAACATTAGATGTTATTAGAGACTACAAAATCGCGATAAAAGGACCTTTGACAACACCAATTGGTGGAGGAATCCGTTCTTTAAACGTAGCACTACGTCAAGAGCTTGATTTGTTCACGTGTCTTCGCCCAGTTCGCTATTTCAACGGCGTACCATCTCCAGTTAAGCGCCCAGAGGATACAGACATGGTCATCTTCCGTGAAAATACTGAAGATATTTATGCTGGTATCGAGTGGCAAAAAGGTAGCGACGAAGTGAAGAAAGTTATTGAATTCTTGAAAAACGAAATGGGTGTACATAAAATCCGTTTCCCTGAGACTTCTGGAATCGGAATTAAGCCTGTATCGGAAGAAGGTACAAAACGTCTTGTTCGTGCTGCGATTGATTACGCAATCAACGAAGGTCGTAAGAGCGTGACACTTGTTCACAAAGGAAACATTATGAAATTTACCGAAGGTGCTTTCAAAAACTGGGGCTATGAACTAGCAGAACAAGAATACGGAGATAAAGTATTTACATGGGCTGAATATGACAAGATTGTAGAAAAAGATGGAAGAGCGGCTGCGGATAAAGCACAAGAGGAAGCAGAAAAAGCTGGTAAGATTATCGTGAAAGATGCAATTGCGGATATCTTCCTACAACAAATCTTAACTCGTCCGAAAGAATTTGATGTAGTAGCTACGATGAACCTTAACGGAGACTATATTTCAGATGCGCTTGCTGCACAAGTTGGTGGAATTGGTATTGCTCCTGGTGCAAACATTAACTATGAAACAGGGCACGCAATTTTTGAGGCTACACACGGTACCGCACCTAAGTATGCTGGATTAGATAAAGTAAATCCTTCGTCTGTTATTTTATCTGGGGTATTAATGCTTGAACACCTTGAGTGGAGAGAAGCTGCTGATCTAATTGTCAAAGCTATGGATAAGACAATTGAGTCTAAAGTAGTGACGTATGACTTTGCACGTATGATGGATGGAGCTACAGAAGTAAAAACTTCTGAGTTCGCAGATGCGCTTATTTCTAACATGGACTAA
- the citZ gene encoding citrate synthase, with translation MSTTKGLEGIVAAESSVSSIINDQLTYVGYKIDDLAEHASFEEVVFLLWNKRLPNQEELTQFEEKLVSNMEIPQQIVDHFKSYDLSTVHPMAALRTAVSMLGLFDAEADDLDMEANKRKAIRLQAKIATIVTAFARIRQGKEPVFAKKGLSYAANFLYMLNGEEPKDIEVEAINKALVLHADHELNASTFTSRVCVATLSDVYSGVTAAIGALKGPLHGGANERVMKMLSEIGEVENALPYIKEKLANKEKIMGMGHRVYRTGDPRAKHLRKMSKELTELTGQAKWYEMSVKIEDYIKETKGLPANVDFYSASVYHSLGIDHDLFTPIFAVSRVSGWIAHILEQYENNRLIRPRADYVGPTEQTYVSIENR, from the coding sequence ATGTCAACAACCAAAGGGTTAGAAGGAATTGTTGCAGCAGAGTCATCGGTAAGCTCGATTATCAATGACCAATTGACATATGTTGGCTACAAGATTGATGATCTTGCCGAACATGCAAGTTTTGAGGAAGTGGTATTCCTACTTTGGAACAAGCGTTTACCGAATCAAGAAGAGCTCACACAATTTGAAGAAAAGCTTGTTTCCAATATGGAAATTCCCCAACAAATCGTTGATCATTTTAAATCATATGATCTATCAACCGTTCACCCAATGGCGGCTCTTCGTACAGCCGTATCTATGTTAGGGCTATTTGATGCAGAAGCAGATGACCTTGATATGGAAGCAAACAAACGTAAAGCAATTCGTTTGCAGGCGAAAATTGCTACCATTGTTACGGCATTTGCTCGGATTCGCCAAGGAAAAGAACCAGTGTTTGCTAAAAAAGGGTTAAGCTATGCCGCAAACTTTCTCTATATGCTAAATGGAGAAGAGCCGAAAGACATTGAAGTGGAAGCGATTAATAAAGCACTCGTGTTACATGCTGATCATGAATTAAATGCTTCTACCTTTACATCTCGTGTATGTGTAGCGACATTATCTGACGTGTACTCTGGTGTAACAGCAGCGATTGGTGCTCTTAAAGGACCACTTCACGGTGGAGCGAATGAACGTGTAATGAAAATGCTTTCCGAAATTGGGGAAGTAGAAAATGCTCTTCCATATATTAAAGAAAAGCTTGCAAACAAAGAAAAAATAATGGGTATGGGACACCGTGTTTATCGTACCGGAGATCCACGTGCGAAGCACTTGAGAAAAATGTCTAAAGAGCTTACCGAATTAACAGGGCAAGCAAAGTGGTATGAAATGTCAGTAAAGATTGAGGATTACATTAAAGAAACAAAAGGACTTCCTGCCAATGTAGACTTCTATTCGGCATCTGTTTACCATAGTCTTGGTATTGATCATGATTTATTCACACCTATTTTCGCAGTAAGCCGCGTATCCGGTTGGATTGCTCACATTCTGGAACAATACGAAAACAATCGTTTGATTCGCCCTCGTGCTGATTATGTTGGGCCAACGGAACAAACGTATGTTTCGATTGAAAATAGATAA
- a CDS encoding DUF441 domain-containing protein, translating to MFNQSMIFLLLLFLLGYLGKNQSIMIAVYVLLGLKLFKLDDRVFPYLTEKGISLGVTVITIAVLVPIASGQIGFKELLESVKSYYGWIALGAGIFVALIAKNGLDLLANDPHLTTALVLGTIIAVVFFHGVAVGPLIGAGIAYVVMKFVDVFVGS from the coding sequence ATGTTTAATCAATCTATGATATTTTTATTACTACTATTTTTACTAGGCTATTTAGGGAAAAATCAATCGATCATGATTGCTGTATATGTGTTATTAGGATTGAAGTTATTTAAATTGGATGATCGTGTATTCCCCTACTTAACTGAAAAAGGGATAAGTTTAGGAGTTACGGTCATTACGATTGCGGTACTCGTACCCATTGCTAGTGGTCAAATTGGTTTTAAGGAATTATTAGAAAGTGTAAAGTCTTATTATGGGTGGATCGCGCTCGGCGCAGGTATTTTTGTAGCATTAATCGCAAAAAATGGACTTGATTTGCTAGCGAATGATCCCCATCTTACTACTGCGCTAGTACTTGGAACTATTATTGCCGTCGTTTTCTTTCATGGGGTTGCTGTTGGTCCACTTATTGGAGCGGGTATTGCCTACGTGGTGATGAAATTCGTAGATGTATTTGTCGGTTCGTAA
- the ytvI gene encoding sporulation integral membrane protein YtvI, producing MITKQQVQRFLFVCGIILTSYFLFVSLAQYTYPFIIAIFFAYLLNPVVDWLSTSFKLPRGLAVFLSIVFILTVITAIISILVVELINGTAYLANNLPESFKMFVQYMEQWITNEVMPIYEKLASIYQSLEPSQQKAILDHVKQTGENIASTGADTLQNFLQEIPTLLSKLPSYITVLIFSLMGTFFISKDWPTYKLMLRRKTSSNVRQSGVQVTTGLKRAFTGYIKAQFTLISITACIVLIGLFILRVDYAVTIAFLTGIVDILPYVGTGIVFIPWILYCYFTGNMYLTIGLSILFVTVVVQRQLMEPKILSQSIGVNPLATLVALFVGFQLWGFSGLIIGPTLAVVGNTLYQSGLFHSVAAYIKGEES from the coding sequence ATGATAACAAAACAACAAGTTCAACGTTTTTTATTTGTGTGCGGCATCATTCTTACTTCATACTTTTTATTTGTTTCTCTCGCACAATATACCTATCCATTTATCATTGCGATTTTCTTTGCCTATTTGCTGAACCCAGTAGTAGATTGGTTAAGCACTTCGTTTAAACTTCCGAGAGGACTAGCTGTATTTCTTTCCATTGTATTTATTTTAACAGTTATAACTGCAATTATTTCCATTCTTGTTGTCGAGCTTATTAATGGGACAGCCTATTTGGCAAATAACCTGCCCGAAAGCTTTAAAATGTTTGTTCAATATATGGAACAATGGATCACGAATGAAGTCATGCCTATTTATGAAAAATTAGCATCTATTTATCAAAGTCTTGAGCCTAGTCAACAAAAAGCCATTCTGGACCATGTGAAACAAACTGGAGAAAATATTGCGTCAACTGGTGCTGACACATTACAAAATTTCCTGCAAGAAATTCCGACACTACTTAGCAAGCTACCTAGCTATATCACCGTTTTGATTTTTTCATTAATGGGGACTTTTTTTATCAGTAAAGACTGGCCAACTTACAAGCTAATGCTGCGTCGGAAAACCTCCTCCAATGTACGACAATCTGGTGTACAAGTCACAACTGGATTGAAAAGAGCTTTTACAGGTTATATCAAAGCACAGTTTACTCTAATCTCCATTACAGCTTGTATTGTACTTATTGGCTTATTTATCTTGCGAGTCGACTATGCTGTTACCATTGCATTTCTAACGGGAATCGTAGATATTTTGCCTTATGTAGGGACAGGAATTGTGTTCATCCCTTGGATTCTTTATTGTTATTTTACAGGTAATATGTATTTAACAATTGGATTGTCCATTCTATTTGTAACGGTAGTCGTTCAAAGACAACTGATGGAACCTAAAATTCTCTCACAAAGTATTGGTGTGAACCCTTTAGCTACTTTAGTTGCTTTATTTGTTGGGTTTCAGTTATGGGGATTTTCCGGACTGATTATTGGCCCAACATTGGCTGTCGTTGGAAACACCCTTTATCAATCCGGACTGTTTCATAGTGTGGCTGCCTATATCAAAGGAGAGGAATCTTAA
- a CDS encoding FxsA family protein, which yields MFKWILLLILIVPALEIGIFVWAGGIIGPWWVVCLIILTGVIGAWLAKQQGTEALNRARQSINVGQVPHEQIIDGICILLGAAFLVTPGFITDTIGFLLLIPVSRRPIKLWMKAILSKMLSRGTITIFRR from the coding sequence ATGTTTAAATGGATTCTATTATTAATTCTTATCGTGCCAGCGTTAGAAATTGGCATCTTCGTTTGGGCAGGAGGTATTATTGGTCCATGGTGGGTGGTCTGCCTCATTATCTTAACAGGTGTCATTGGTGCATGGTTAGCCAAGCAACAAGGCACAGAAGCATTAAATCGTGCTAGGCAATCTATAAATGTTGGGCAAGTACCACATGAACAAATAATAGATGGAATTTGCATTTTGTTAGGCGCAGCTTTTTTAGTGACACCAGGTTTTATAACCGATACAATCGGTTTTTTATTATTAATCCCTGTCTCCAGGCGTCCAATCAAACTTTGGATGAAGGCTATTCTTTCAAAAATGTTGAGCAGAGGAACCATTACAATTTTCCGTCGTTAA
- the pyk gene encoding pyruvate kinase, translating to MRKTKIVCTIGPASESVEKLVDLIESGMNVARLNFSHGDFEEHGQRIVNIREAAKRTGKTVAILLDTKGPEIRTGVLKDGQAQLNKGANVYVSMEEIEGTAEKISVTYPHLIHDVHVGSKLLLDDGLIELEVVEVDKEKNELKTVALNSGLLKNKKGVNVPNVSVNLPGITDKDAADIKFGIEQGVDFIAASFVRRASDVLEIRELLEENGATHINIIPKIENREGVDNLEQILQVSDGLMVARGDLGVEIPPEDVPLVQKDMIRKCNTAGKPVITATQMLDSMQRNPRPTRAEASDVANAIFDGTDAIMLSGETAAGDYPVEAVRTMSNIATKAETALDHKAILDIRSKHSDMTITDAISQSVTHSAMNLDVDAILTPTQSGYTARMISKYRPKAPIIAVTFDERSKRRLSLVWGVTAVMGEQAESTDHMLDIAVDRGLSTGLFNRGSRVIITAGVPVGEAGTTNLLKVHVVGDVLAKGQGVGKGNAYGRAVVVKNAEEALSKVEDDDIIVTYGTDKEMMPAIEKASGIITEEGGLTSHAAIVGLSLGIPVIVGVEKAVDIIEDKSDITIDASKGDIYGGHASVL from the coding sequence ATGAGAAAGACAAAAATTGTTTGTACGATTGGACCAGCTTCGGAATCGGTTGAAAAGCTTGTTGATTTAATCGAATCTGGAATGAATGTGGCAAGACTAAACTTTTCACACGGCGACTTTGAGGAACATGGTCAACGAATCGTTAATATTAGAGAAGCGGCTAAACGCACTGGAAAGACAGTTGCTATTTTGTTAGATACGAAAGGGCCAGAAATTCGCACCGGAGTCCTAAAGGATGGACAAGCTCAACTAAACAAAGGTGCTAATGTTTATGTTTCGATGGAAGAAATCGAGGGGACTGCTGAAAAGATTTCAGTTACATATCCTCATCTTATTCATGATGTGCATGTTGGATCCAAACTCTTATTAGATGACGGATTGATTGAACTTGAAGTTGTAGAAGTCGACAAAGAAAAAAATGAACTAAAAACGGTAGCATTAAACTCCGGATTACTAAAAAATAAAAAAGGGGTAAATGTGCCAAATGTCAGTGTAAACCTACCTGGTATTACGGACAAGGATGCTGCGGATATTAAGTTCGGAATTGAACAAGGCGTTGACTTTATCGCCGCCTCCTTTGTGCGTCGTGCTTCCGATGTATTAGAAATCCGCGAGCTATTAGAAGAAAATGGGGCAACCCACATCAATATCATTCCAAAAATCGAAAACCGTGAAGGTGTCGATAATTTAGAACAAATTCTTCAAGTAAGTGATGGCTTAATGGTTGCTCGTGGAGATCTTGGGGTAGAAATCCCACCAGAAGATGTACCACTTGTACAAAAAGACATGATTCGTAAGTGTAACACAGCAGGTAAACCAGTTATTACGGCGACACAAATGCTTGATTCCATGCAGCGAAATCCTCGTCCTACTCGTGCAGAAGCTTCGGATGTAGCGAATGCGATTTTTGACGGCACAGATGCAATCATGCTTTCTGGTGAGACAGCTGCAGGGGATTATCCTGTTGAAGCAGTAAGAACGATGAGTAACATCGCAACAAAAGCGGAAACGGCTCTAGATCATAAAGCCATTCTAGATATCCGTTCTAAACATAGTGATATGACGATTACCGATGCGATTAGTCAATCTGTCACTCACTCTGCAATGAACTTAGATGTCGATGCTATTCTTACACCGACACAAAGTGGTTATACGGCACGAATGATTTCAAAATACCGCCCGAAAGCACCGATCATAGCTGTAACTTTTGACGAACGTTCTAAGAGAAGACTTTCTCTTGTTTGGGGCGTAACAGCAGTTATGGGAGAACAAGCAGAGTCTACCGATCATATGTTAGACATCGCAGTCGATCGCGGACTTTCTACAGGTCTCTTTAACCGTGGAAGTCGTGTGATTATTACGGCTGGTGTACCAGTAGGCGAAGCAGGCACAACCAATCTGTTAAAAGTCCACGTCGTTGGAGACGTTTTAGCTAAAGGACAGGGTGTAGGGAAAGGAAACGCCTATGGTCGAGCAGTTGTTGTGAAAAATGCCGAAGAGGCCCTTTCTAAAGTGGAAGACGACGACATCATTGTAACCTATGGAACGGATAAAGAAATGATGCCAGCCATTGAGAAAGCAAGTGGCATTATAACCGAAGAAGGCGGACTTACTTCACATGCTGCCATAGTCGGATTAAGCTTAGGAATTCCAGTCATTGTTGGTGTCGAAAAAGCGGTAGATATCATTGAAGACAAAAGCGATATTACCATTGATGCCAGCAAAGGGGATATTTATGGAGGCCATGCTTCCGTACTTTAA
- the pfkA gene encoding 6-phosphofructokinase — MKKIGVLTSGGDAPGMNAAVRAVVRKAIYHDVEVYGIYNGYQGLIDGNIKKMELGSVGDIIQRGGTILYSARCEEFKTEEGQDKGIEQLKKFGIEGLIVIGGDGSFQGAEKLTKKGYPCIGVPGTIDNDIPGTDFTIGFDTALNTVIEAIDKIRDTATSHERTYVIEVMGRHAGDLALWSGLADGAESILIPEQPDEFNEVVDRLKKGHERGKKHSIIVLAEGVGSGFDYGKRIKEATNLETRVTILGHIQRGGSPTANDRVLASRLGAKAVDLLLEGKAGRMVGIQNNKLVDHDIIEILQQPHTIDEDMYRLSKELSI, encoded by the coding sequence ATGAAAAAAATTGGCGTTTTAACTAGTGGCGGCGATGCACCTGGTATGAATGCTGCTGTTCGTGCGGTAGTTAGAAAAGCGATATATCATGATGTGGAAGTGTACGGGATTTATAACGGGTATCAAGGTCTTATCGACGGGAATATTAAAAAGATGGAACTCGGTTCCGTTGGGGATATTATCCAACGTGGTGGAACGATTCTTTACTCTGCTCGCTGTGAAGAATTTAAAACGGAAGAAGGGCAAGATAAAGGAATCGAACAGTTGAAAAAATTTGGCATCGAAGGTTTGATCGTTATTGGTGGAGATGGTTCATTTCAGGGGGCCGAAAAATTAACAAAAAAAGGGTATCCTTGTATAGGTGTGCCTGGGACGATTGATAATGATATTCCAGGAACGGACTTCACCATTGGATTCGATACAGCGTTGAACACAGTCATTGAGGCGATTGATAAGATTCGCGACACAGCAACATCTCACGAACGTACATATGTCATTGAAGTGATGGGTAGACATGCTGGAGATTTAGCGCTTTGGTCTGGTTTAGCAGACGGTGCGGAAAGCATCCTTATACCAGAACAGCCAGATGAATTTAATGAGGTAGTAGATCGTCTGAAAAAAGGACATGAACGTGGTAAGAAACACAGTATCATTGTCCTGGCCGAAGGTGTTGGAAGTGGATTTGATTACGGAAAACGTATAAAAGAAGCTACAAACCTAGAAACGAGGGTGACCATTTTAGGTCATATTCAGCGCGGTGGTTCTCCTACAGCTAATGATCGTGTGCTAGCTAGTCGCCTAGGAGCTAAAGCGGTTGATCTTCTACTCGAAGGAAAAGCAGGCCGTATGGTTGGTATTCAAAACAATAAGTTAGTAGACCACGATATTATTGAAATTTTGCAGCAACCACATACGATTGATGAGGATATGTATCGTCTATCCAAAGAATTATCCATTTAA
- the accA gene encoding acetyl-CoA carboxylase carboxyl transferase subunit alpha has product MKQALEFEKPVLELKDKIEELKTITKNSDVDLTEEIARMEERLTRLEKDIYQNLKPWDRVQIARHAERPTTLDYIQKLFTDFIEFHGDRLFADDEAIVSGIAKFNGQPVTIVGHQRGKNTKENIRRNFGSPHPEGYRKALRHMKQADKFNRPIISFIDTKGAYPGKAAEERGQSEAIARNLMEMAGLRVPIICVVIGEGGSGGALGIGVGDHIHMLENSTYSVISPEGAAALLWKDSTQAQRAAETMQITSYDLKSLGLIDEIIQEPSGGAHRNVDEQAQAIEKVLVKSLEELRRIESEALLEKRWEKYKQIGDYSE; this is encoded by the coding sequence ATGAAGCAGGCACTGGAGTTTGAAAAGCCGGTTCTCGAACTAAAGGATAAAATCGAAGAGTTAAAAACGATTACAAAAAATAGTGATGTGGACCTAACTGAAGAAATTGCTCGTATGGAGGAAAGGCTAACGAGGCTTGAAAAAGATATTTACCAAAACTTAAAACCTTGGGATCGAGTCCAAATTGCTCGACACGCGGAGAGACCGACAACGTTGGATTATATACAAAAGCTGTTTACGGACTTTATTGAGTTCCATGGAGATCGTTTGTTTGCGGATGACGAAGCAATTGTGTCGGGGATAGCAAAGTTTAACGGACAACCTGTAACGATTGTTGGACACCAAAGAGGAAAAAACACAAAAGAAAACATTCGAAGAAATTTTGGAAGTCCACACCCGGAGGGATACCGTAAAGCTTTACGACATATGAAGCAAGCCGATAAATTTAATCGACCAATCATTAGTTTTATAGATACGAAAGGCGCTTACCCTGGGAAGGCAGCAGAGGAAAGAGGCCAGAGTGAAGCGATTGCTCGCAACCTAATGGAAATGGCTGGTCTACGCGTTCCAATCATTTGTGTCGTCATCGGAGAAGGCGGAAGTGGCGGAGCTCTAGGTATAGGCGTAGGGGACCATATCCACATGTTGGAGAACTCTACCTATTCGGTTATCTCACCAGAAGGTGCAGCTGCATTATTATGGAAGGATTCCACACAAGCTCAACGTGCAGCGGAAACGATGCAAATTACATCTTATGATTTGAAATCTTTAGGTTTAATTGATGAGATCATTCAGGAACCAAGTGGTGGTGCTCACCGGAATGTGGACGAGCAAGCACAAGCTATTGAAAAAGTGCTAGTAAAGTCTCTAGAAGAACTTCGGCGAATAGAATCAGAAGCATTGTTAGAGAAGCGCTGGGAAAAATATAAACAAATCGGAGACTATTCCGAATAA
- the accD gene encoding acetyl-CoA carboxylase, carboxyltransferase subunit beta has translation MLKDFFNKKKKYAPIPREEAKQDVPQGIMQKCMGCQKIFYRKEMEKNLNVCPQCGYHHQIDALTRIHSLLDPDTFVEWDKGMTTNNPLQFPDYEQKLEKDRNKTGLNEAVVTGKGSINGIETVIAVMDARFRMGSMGSVVGEKIARAIEKAKDSSLPFIIFTASGGARMQEGMLSLMQMSKTSVAIERLSRAGGLMISVMTNPTTGGVSASFASLGDYNFAEPGALIGFAGRRIIEQTIREELPDDFQTAEFQLEHGQLDKVINRLDMKEVLGTILDIHYTGGNAS, from the coding sequence TTGCTAAAGGATTTTTTTAATAAAAAGAAGAAATATGCACCCATTCCTAGAGAGGAAGCGAAGCAAGATGTTCCTCAAGGAATTATGCAAAAGTGTATGGGATGTCAAAAGATATTTTATCGTAAAGAAATGGAAAAAAACTTAAATGTATGTCCTCAATGTGGCTATCATCACCAAATCGATGCCTTAACGAGAATTCATAGCTTATTAGATCCAGATACGTTTGTCGAGTGGGATAAAGGCATGACAACGAATAATCCGTTACAATTTCCTGATTATGAACAAAAGCTTGAAAAGGATCGTAACAAAACGGGACTGAACGAAGCGGTCGTAACTGGAAAAGGTTCTATTAACGGGATCGAAACGGTTATCGCTGTAATGGATGCTCGCTTTCGAATGGGAAGTATGGGCTCCGTCGTAGGCGAAAAAATTGCTCGTGCTATTGAAAAAGCGAAAGATTCCTCTCTGCCGTTTATTATCTTTACGGCCTCTGGTGGAGCCAGAATGCAGGAAGGAATGCTAAGCCTCATGCAAATGAGCAAAACTTCGGTAGCGATTGAACGTCTTAGTCGAGCTGGTGGATTAATGATTTCTGTCATGACCAATCCGACTACTGGCGGTGTATCTGCAAGCTTTGCATCGTTAGGAGATTATAACTTTGCAGAACCAGGAGCTTTAATTGGCTTCGCAGGACGAAGAATTATCGAACAAACGATTCGAGAAGAATTACCAGATGATTTCCAAACCGCTGAATTCCAGCTAGAGCATGGTCAACTTGATAAAGTGATTAACCGGCTTGACATGAAGGAAGTATTGGGGACAATCCTTGACATCCATTATACGGGAGGGAACGCTTCATGA
- a CDS encoding FadR/GntR family transcriptional regulator, with product MIQSEKAKVYEEVLSEIRNYITNHQLSPGDKLPSERELAEQLDAGRSSVREALRALELLGLIETRRGEGTFLRQYRTHHTVELLSTFILHEPKTKKDILSTKKIMEKEAAKLAFSNMTDDILTELQAICSNTNMEEKDKHHSFFLLIFQISHNYLMYKIWQLVEDFSHTVHQISYEPSLYDALVEAYRNKRYETIEPLFDDFYKEG from the coding sequence TTGATTCAATCTGAAAAAGCAAAGGTTTATGAAGAAGTTTTAAGCGAGATTCGCAATTATATTACTAATCATCAATTATCACCGGGGGATAAGCTTCCATCAGAAAGAGAATTGGCGGAACAATTAGATGCGGGCAGATCGTCTGTACGAGAGGCTTTGAGGGCGCTAGAGCTGTTAGGATTAATCGAGACAAGGCGAGGAGAAGGTACATTTCTCAGACAATACAGAACCCATCATACGGTTGAGCTATTATCTACCTTTATCCTGCATGAGCCCAAGACTAAAAAAGATATCTTGTCCACGAAAAAAATAATGGAAAAAGAAGCAGCAAAGCTAGCTTTTTCCAATATGACGGACGATATTCTCACAGAATTACAAGCTATATGTTCCAATACAAACATGGAGGAGAAGGATAAGCACCACTCGTTCTTTTTGCTTATCTTTCAAATTTCACACAATTATTTAATGTACAAGATATGGCAATTAGTAGAGGACTTTTCTCATACCGTGCATCAAATCTCTTATGAGCCATCTCTTTACGATGCTTTGGTAGAAGCATATAGAAATAAGCGTTATGAAACTATAGAGCCATTGTTTGATGACTTTTACAAAGAAGGATAA